The following proteins are co-located in the Streptomyces sp. DT2A-34 genome:
- a CDS encoding ROK family protein → MRHVIALDVGGTGMKAALAGASSVPSRGAPPRTPVLLHQARRPTGRERGPDAVVEGILDFAAELRAYGEQHFGEPAAAVGVAVPGIVDEERGIATYAANLAWRDVPLRQLLTERLGGIPVALGHDVRTGGLAEGRIGAGRGTDRFLFVPLGTGIAGAIGIDGRVEAGAHGFAGEIGHIVVRPGGPACPCGQHGCLERFASAAAVSKAWAAACGDPEADAADCAKAVASGDPNAVRVWQEAVDALADGLVTALTLLDPRMLIIGGGLAEAGETLFTPLRDAVRRRVTFQKLPEIVPAALGDTAGCLGAGLLAWDLLDKTDRTEVSP, encoded by the coding sequence GTGAGACATGTCATCGCCCTCGATGTGGGCGGCACCGGGATGAAGGCCGCTCTGGCAGGGGCGAGCAGTGTGCCTTCCCGGGGGGCGCCCCCCAGAACCCCCGTGCTCCTCCATCAGGCCCGCCGCCCGACCGGGCGCGAGCGCGGGCCGGACGCGGTCGTCGAGGGCATCCTCGACTTCGCCGCCGAGCTGCGCGCGTACGGCGAACAGCACTTCGGCGAGCCCGCGGCCGCCGTCGGCGTCGCCGTCCCCGGGATCGTCGACGAGGAACGGGGCATCGCCACCTACGCGGCCAACCTGGCCTGGCGGGACGTACCCCTGCGGCAGCTGCTCACCGAACGGCTCGGCGGCATCCCCGTCGCCCTCGGCCACGACGTGCGCACCGGCGGTCTCGCGGAGGGCCGGATCGGCGCGGGCAGGGGCACCGACCGTTTCCTCTTCGTGCCGCTCGGCACCGGGATCGCCGGCGCCATCGGCATCGACGGCCGGGTGGAGGCGGGTGCGCACGGCTTCGCGGGCGAGATCGGCCACATCGTCGTACGGCCCGGCGGGCCCGCCTGTCCGTGCGGGCAGCACGGCTGTCTGGAGCGGTTCGCCTCCGCGGCGGCGGTGAGCAAGGCATGGGCCGCTGCCTGCGGGGACCCGGAGGCGGACGCGGCGGACTGCGCGAAGGCCGTCGCGTCCGGTGACCCGAACGCCGTACGGGTGTGGCAGGAGGCCGTGGACGCACTCGCCGACGGTCTGGTCACCGCCCTCACCCTGCTGGACCCCCGGATGTTGATCATCGGCGGCGGCCTCGCTGAGGCGGGGGAAACGTTGTTCACACCACTGCGGGACGCCGTCCGGCGGCGGGTGACTTTCCAGAAGCTGCCGGAGATCGTCCCCGCGGCCCTGGGCGATACGGCGGGATGCCTGGGCGCCGGGCTCCTGGCCTGGGATCTCCTCGACAAAACCGACCGTACGGAGGTATCTCCCTGA